In Gemmatimonadaceae bacterium, the genomic stretch TGATGCGGCCGTCCTGCGGCACGCGACGCTCGGCGATGTTGAGCTGCGCCATGATCTTGAAGCGCGAGATGAGCGCCGCCTTGAGCTTGAGGGGCGGCTTCATCACTTCCTGCAGCGCCCCGTCGATGCGATAGCGAACGCGCAGCTCGTGCTCGAAACACTCGAAGTGGATGTCGGACGCGCCCCGTTTGACCGCGTCGGTCAGGATCGCGTTGATCAGCTTGACGACCGGCGCATCATCGACCGCCGCGGCCAGGGCGGCCGCGGAGACATCCTCTTCCTGCTCCTCGACGACCTCGACATCTCCTTCGAGATTGATGTCGTCGAGGAGCGACTTCATGTTCTGGTCGCCCTGGTCGTACTGCTTGTCGATGACGTTGCGGAGCGTGAACTCACCCGCCAGGACCGGAAAGATGTCGTAGCGGGTGATGAACTTGAGATCTTCCAGGATCCCGAGGTTCGTCGGATCCGCCACCGCCACCGTCAGCGTCCGGCCGTCGCGCTTGAGCGGCAGGACCAGATGCTTGATGGCCTGCTCGGCGGGCACGAGCTTGATGATGCGCGGGTCGACCTCGAACTTCGTGAGGTCGACCGCGGGCATCCGCGACCCGCGCGCCACGTATTTGGTGAGCTCGACCTCGGGGAGGAGCCCAAGCTTCACCAGGGCATAGGCGAAGCTCGTCGAACCCTGTTTGGCTTCCTGACGCGCCCGCTCGTACTGCTCCCTGGTGATCAGTCCATCCCGGAGCAGGGCATCCGCGAGCTTCTCTGGAGCTGCCACCGGTGGCGCTGCCATGTGCGAGTCGGAAGTCGGTGCGAGGACGGAGAAGGCGGCACGGGGCGACGCCGGCAAGGCTCGGCGTGCGCCGTTCAGGGACGTATGCGACACCGGGGACGCCGCAACGGGCGTCCCGGATGACACACGAGAGGGACGCATCGACCGACCGAAGGTCACGTGCGGGGCCAGCCGCGCCAGCAACCTCGGACCGAGCCCTTTCACCTCACCGAGCGCCTGAAGAGTTGCGTAGGGTCCGTGAGCCTGGCGGTGCTCCACGATGCGACGGGCGAGCGAGGGGCCGACGCCAGGCAGGGCAACCAGCTCGGGCACGCCCGCCATGTTGACGTCGACCCGCACCGTCGAGCGCTGATCGTCAGGCGCTGCCCGCGTCGCCGTGGGTGCGCGGACGCTCCCTGGGTCCAGCGCGCCGGCCGGAGTCCGCTCGCGCCGCGGTCCGGCGACAGAATCGGCTGGAGGCGTGCCCGCGACCTTCGCGCGCTTCCTGGACCTCTTTCGGTCATCCAGACGGGCGCTGTCGAGGCGAGCGCGGTGCTCGCGCAACTCGGGCGCTTCCGTTGCCTGTCGCCCTGCGTGATTGGACACGGCGCGGAAGCCGACGCCCAGGGCGAGCAGGAGTCCGAGCACGAGATGCAGGCGATCCACCTTCATGGGCATGCGACAAGCTCGCGCGGCCAAAGGCCGGTCGCGCCATCGATTCCTTGCGCCCGGTGTCGATTGGTTGCAATCTCGCGCCGCCCCGTCGAACGGGTGCGCTCCTTCACCCACCCTCCGGTGAGCGACGACAGGACCACGCCGCAGGTGCGATCCCTGCTCCTCGCGAACCTGCTGACGTTCCTCGCCAGCGTGACGGGCGTCGCCTACGGCCTGTTCATCGCGCGGCCCGAGGACAACGTCGTCGCGATCGCGTGGCCGGCGAGCGCGGTGGCGTTCACAGTGATTGCGCTCTACGGCTGGCGCCTCTTCCCCGGGGTGGCCGCGGGAACGTTTGTCGCCGCCATTCTCGACAAGCAGCCGCTCGTTGGGGCGTTGGCGTTGATGCTGCCGACCGCCATCGAGGTCGCGATTGCGCGCGCACTGATCCGACCGTCCCGCATCGACCTGCAATTCCGCAGCAGCGGCGATTCAATCCGCCTGGCGCTGATCGCCGCACTGGGCAGCATGGGCGGCGCGGCGTGCGGGGTGCTGATCCTGTTCGTCCTGGGCGAACTGCCGCGCGATGGCATGCTCCGGGCGTTCGGGTCCTGGTCGCTCGGCGACGCGATCGGAATCCTCGCGTTCGGCCCGCCGCTGCTGCTCTGGCTGCAGAACCGGGATCCCATCGCGCGGCCGCGGCGCCTCGAGTTCGCGGCGATGATCGCCGGCACGCTGTTCCTGAGCGGGTTCGTGCTCTTCTCGTACGAACTCGGGACTTCGTCACGTGTGGTGGCGATGTGGATCGCGCTCTTCCCGATGCTGCTGTGGATGAGCGTTCGCGCCGAACTGCGGGTGGCTGCGGTGCTCGTGGCCGTGTTGACCATCGCGGCGACCCTCGGTGTGTGGCACGGGACCGGAGCGCTCGCCAGCCCGAGCGGCGCTGTGCGAGTGGTCGACGTGCAGGCCTTCCATGTCATGACGGTACTCATGGTCCTGGTGGGCGCGTCGTCGATGTCGGCGCGAGAACGCGCGTTGCGCCGGTCGCAGGACACCGAACGCAAGCTCTCACTGGTGTTCGAGGGGACGCGCGACGCACAGGTACTCTACGAGATCGGCGCCGACGGCGAGCCGCGCGTGCTGATGGCCAACCGTGCCTGGCTTTCGGCAATGGCTGCACTCCGGGGCGGCACGGGCGAGCGCGACCTCCTCGGCCGCACGGTCGACGAGAATCGCCGGCAGGTCGGGGGTCCTGCCGAGACGGCGGCAGCGCACCGTGCGCGGATGGACGAGGCCATCACACGTGGCGACGTGGTCGTGTACGAGATGACGGCGCCAAGCCCCATCGGGGAACGGAGCGTGCTGACCACGCTGGTGCCCATGCGTGAGGGTGAGCGCACACAGTACCTGCTCTCCACCGCCCGCGACGTCACCGAAACACGCGCATCGGAGCGACAACTGCGGGAGAGCGAAGTCCGCTTTGCCGCTGTGTCCGACGCGACACATGAGGTGCAGCACCTTTTCGTCGTTGGGCGCGATGGCGAGTTGCGCCTCGTGCATCACAATCGCGCCGCGCGCGAGCTGCAGCAGCAGCTCTGGCCCACCCTGCCGCACCACGCCTCGCTAGGGCTTTCGGCGGAGATGCTGCTGCGTGGCTGGCCGGGCTTCACGGACACGCATCTCGAGCGCAACCTGGGTCACGCGCGCGACGCCAGCGCGTCGGGACTCCTGCAGCGCTTCGAGGAACCGGTCGTCGTTGGAGGTGACGAGTCCTGGTGGGAGGTCACCCTGCTGCCGATCACGAACGAGCACGGGGCCGTCACGCACGTGTTGCGATCGTCGGTGGAAATTTCGGATCGCAAGCGCGCCGAGGAGACCGCGCGCCGTTTCAGCGCCGATCTCGAACGAAGGGTGCTGGAACGTACCGCGCAGCTGGCGATGGCCAACACGGAGCTGGAAGCGTTTGGCTATTCGTTGTCACACGACCTGCGTGCGCCGCTGCGGAGCGTCGAGGGATTCAGCCGGGCGCTGCTCGAGGATCTCGAGGGCGGTGAGACGGCGCATGCCCGCGATCACGCGCGGCGTATCCACCAGGCGGCCCTGCGGATGCAGAGACTGGTGGACGACCTGCTGCGACTCAGTCAGCTCTCCACGCAGCTGATCGAACGTACCATGGTCGACGTGAGCGCCATGGCCGGCGAGATCGCGCGTGAGATCGGGGCGGCACAGCCGGCCCGACAGGTGGCGGTGACCATCGACCCGGGAATGCGATCGCGCGCCGACGCGCGCCTCGTGGCGATCGCGCTCCACAACCTGCTCGACAACGCGTGGAAGTACACCGCGCGCCGCGACGATGGCGCGGTGCACGTTGGGCACATCCGTGACGAGGCCGAGACGCGGATCTTCGTGCGTGACAACGGCGTCGGGTTCGATCCTCGCTATGCCGCGCGCCTGTTCACCCCGTTCCAGCGCCTGCACAAGCCCGAGGAGTTCGAGGGCGCCGGCATCGGGCTCGCCACCGTGCACCGGGTCATCGCCGCGCACGGTGGTCGCGTGTGGGCCGAGAGCGCCCCGGGCGAAGGAGCGACGTTCTGGTTCACGCTCGAGCCGGACCCGCGCGCCGCCACGCCTACGGGCTGAGCAGCGCCCACGCCACGTCGCCCACGATCTTGAGCGAGACGGACGACACCTTGTCGATCGTGTCGTCAGGCGTGTGGTGCCAGGGGAACGCGAGGTCGATCACGTCGATCACCGGCAACCCCTTCGCCAGCAGCGGCACGTGGTCGTCCGTGATCGCGCCGATGTTGTCCGGAGTGAAATACTGCCCGTAGCCCAACTCTCCCGCCACGCGCCAGACCCGCTCCACCACGTCGCCGGCTTTCTCCACCGAGTGCCCTTCCTTGCCGATGGAGAGATCGCGATCGCCGATCATGTCCCACAGCACGCCAAACAACGGCCGGTATCCTGGCGATGGCAGGTGCTCGGCGAAATACGCGGCGCCGACAAGGACATCGGTATCGGGCGGGCCGAACGTGCCGTAGTCCTCACCGTCGGTGAACAGGAAGTCGACCCCGATCGAGGGAGGTGCCTTGACCAGCAGGTCGCCGAGCGCGATGAGCAACGCGACACCCGACGCGCCGTCGTTGGCGCCCGGGACCGGCAGGTGCCGCTGCGACGTGTCGCTCGCGTTCTCGGATCGCGGACGGCTGTCCCAGTGCGCCACGTAGAGTACGCGGTCGGTAAGCTCTGGCCGGTAGCGCGCAAGGATGTTGCGCATCGGCACCGTGTCGCCCGACGCCGTCACGTGCGTCCATCGTTGTTCGATGACGGTGTCCGCGCGCTCGCGCATCATCTGCACGATCCAGTCGCCGGCCTTCTGCGCCGCCTCCGTGCCCGGCACGCGCGGCCCGAATGCCAGTTGCTGGCGCACATACTCCAGCGCCTGTGCGCCGTCGAACGGTCGTGGCGCGGCTGACGGTCGCTCGCAGGCGACGAGCGCGGCGAGGGCCATCGGAACGAAACGTGAGATACTCACCTGCTGGCTCCGGCGAAGAACTGCATCTGAAAGACTGCGGTCAATATGTTCTGCACGATCCGGCGGTTGAAGTTCCGATCGAAGGTGGCGACACGTGAGGCCTGCAGGCTGAACTGCATGGTCTCCGAGAGATCGGTGTCGAAGTTGAGGTTGAAGGCGCGCCGCCCGTTGTCGGTGAGCCGGCTGCGCGCGCCAACGACCGCGGCGTTCGACACGAAGTTCTCGGCCAGCGTCTCCTGGTAGGACAGGCGCGCTCGCAGGGGAGAGTGCAGGCCCCAGGCGGCGGGGAGCCCGAAGGACTTCGCAATGTCCGTCACCAGATCGCTCGAACGTCCCTTGGCCAGGCTGCCGGGGAGCGAGTCCACACGACGCGACCAGGCGTACGTGCCACTGAGCGCGACATTGCCCCACACGGTCACCAGGTTGCCGGTCAGCGGCACGCTGAATTGTTCTGACCGCCGCACCTCGCTGCTCGCCAACCGCAGGTCGCTCGGCGTGGTCCACTCCTGTCGGGCGCGCAGGGCGCGCGCCGTGAGCCCGAGAGACGTGAACATGCCGCGCAGTGCGAGCGGCAGGCCGCTCCAACGCAGGGCAACATCCGGAAAGACCTGCTGCTCCCCTTCGATGCGCGTCGTGCGGTCCTCGCCGCGGCGATTCCAGTGGCGGCTCACGGTCCGTTGCGCGCGCTGGGTGATTGACACGCCGCCGCCCAGCGCGAAGGCGTTGGTCACGACGTAGTCGGTACTGGCTCCGGCATTGGCCGCGACGAACCCGCGCAGTGAACGGAAACCGTCGACAGGGCCGAGGCCGAACTGAAAGCCGAGTCCGGGGGCCACGGGGACGCCGTCGTATGAGGCCAGCTGGTTCCGCGTCACGGTCACATCGAACGGTCGGATCACCCGTGCCATTCGGGCCCAGGCGGAGCTGTCGCCGAGCCACGCACCGATGCCGAGCCCCGGATCGATCGTCGCCGCGGCCGTGAGATACTGCGTGTTCCCTGTGCGCCTGACGAGTGCCGGCGGTGCACCGAGTGGGTCATCGGACGACACGGCGAGCGAGCGGTTGTTCGGGTCGCGGAGCATGCCGTAGGTGGAGCCCAGGGCCAGGCGGGGCCTGATCCACGCCTGGACCGCCGGAGCAAAGGTGACGGAACTCGTCATCGTGCGCTCACGCTCGAGCCCAACGTCGACGCCGAGCAGGCTCCCCCGCTCGCGTCGCGCAGCGAGCGCATTCGGCGACGATCCGTCGTAGCTCCGGAGGTCGTGCACCGTCGCCACATCCCATCTGGCCGTGACCGCCGGCAGCAGCTTCCACTCGAGCACGCTCGACGACTGCCAGAGCGTCTGGTCGCTGGTGACGCGCGTCTCGGCATCGTCAGCGGCATCGGCCGGCTTGAGGAACGCAGATCGCCGATCGTCCGCGGAGACGAGCGACGAGGTCACGCGCACGTAGCTGGGTGACAACCGTAGCATCGTGGTAGCGCCGAGGAGGTTCAGGGGAATGCCTCCCGCGTCGGGTCGCGGCGCCGCGGGGGTATCGAAGAACCCCGTACTCGCCACGTCGAACCCGAAACGCATGTCGCGCAGCGCCGCGTCCTGGTATTCGGTCCGGTGGCTGGCGAGCGTCGCGGAGCCGTCGACGACGACGTTGTTCAGCGCGGCGAGATACCACGGACCTTCGGCCTCGGTACGCCGGACGTTGATGCCGATGCTGGTACTGCGCTCGCGCGGCGAGCGGAGCCCGGCCACGGAGGCGCCGCGAATGTCACTCCGTGTGAGGAACTCGGGGCCCGCGTGTGACGCGCGATGCGAGATGGTGAGCGGGATCGCGAGTCCGAGGCCCGGTGGCAGCGAGCGATCCAGCCGCCACGTCGCCGAGACCTCCAGGTCGTCGTTGGTGAGGAATGACGGCGCCTCGCCCAGTTGCCGGAAGTTTGGGTCTCGCCGCCGCATCGACACCCTGAGCGATCCGACATCGCCGGCGCTCAGCGTGGCGCTCACCTCCCCGGCGTACCCGATCGTGCTGACGAGGTCCGCCAGGCGGATGTCGTCCACCCACACCTCGGCGGTGTCGGCCGGAAACAGCGGGTCGGTGCCGCGCAGTGAATCCACGCGAATGATGCCCACGGCCAGCTCCTGCACCGCCGCAAGGTTGGGCGGTGTCACGGCTGGGTCCACCGTGTACACCATGTATCCGTCTTCACACGCGGCCAGTCGGCGCGCTCGCAACCCCATCGGTGGTGCGCTGCGCGCAATGATCACCGAGTCGACGCCGGTGCAGGTGCTCGACGTGGAGTCGCCGCGAAGGAAGGCCTCCTGCAGGCGCGCCCGCAACGCATAGAAGCGGTCGAAGCGCACGCGCACCTCGGGCTCCCACGCCGCGCGCGTCGTGCCTGACGAGGCCGGCGCGCGGTAGAGGTAGAAGTTGTCGGCGTCGCGGCCGAGCTTCACGAACACCTGCAGGTCGCTCACCTGCCCCCACCCGCGTCCACGGCCCCGGGCCCACAGGCGCAGTTCCCGGTAGCCCATGAAGCTCCGTTGTCCCTCAGGAAACCTGAAGAACGCCTCGGCGCGCGCGCCGACCTGCAGCTGCGTGGACAGGAGCCGAAGCGAACGCTCGTTGACCTGCTGCTGCTGGCTGCCAAACACCGATGAGGACTGATCGGGAGCGTCAGTGACGCCGGGCGGCGATTCGTAGAAGATGCCGCGCGTGGTGTCCCGGTCCTGCGTGCCGATCGTGGACGCGATGACGGTGCCGGTCAGCGACGTGCGTGTCCCGGCCACGCCCTCGATCGGTCGATCCGCGCGCTTGAGCCACGGCGCTCCGGCCACGCGCAGACGGGCGATCGGTGTCATCGAAAAGGCCGCGTCATCGAGCTGTTCGCCGGACACCACGGTGAGGCGCAGCGCGCGAATGCGTCGGATCGCCGGACCACCTCCGGTGGAGTCCGTCGGCGTGCCGAACGGGAGCCGCACGTGCACCCAGCACAGTCGTGCATCGGCCGGGATGCCACCGTTCACGTCGCGCACGACGGCCCCGCACTTGCCGACGCGTGTGTAGGCGCGCGTGTCGGCGAGGTTCACCACGAACCGCCGCACACGCTCGTTCTCGCGCTCGGCCGCACTGAAGTTCAGGGCGTTGTCCTGGTCGATGTCCTCCTCGTCGAGCCGCCCGTTGTGCGCCGTGCAGTTGCCCTGATTGTCGCCGAGTGGTCGCGTGCGGGAGCGACCGACGGTGCAGATCGCCACGTTGGAGTGCACGACCGGCTCCGGCGGACGCACGACCAGCAGCCGTTCGATCACGTCGCCGGCAAGGCCAAGGTCGTTCACGTCGGCGTTGAAGGCGCGGGAGAACGGATCCCGTTCGCTGTCGAGGCGATCATAGCCTTCGAGGTGACGTCCGAGGTACAGGGAGTCCGCGCCGCTGACGACGACGCTGTCGGGGCCCACGGCCACGGTGTTCTCCGACGGATCGCCGAAGTCGAACACCAGCGTCGGGTTGCGTCCCCGGCGCACTGCCGAGGTATCGACCAGCGTCCAGAACTCGAGGTGCTCGCCGCGGGACAGGTCGATGCCGCTCCCGGCCACACCGAACGTGGTCCGGATCGAGCGCCAACGGCGCCCGCCCAGGGTGGATCCGGTTTGCCACGCGTAGCGATTCCGCGTCGCGTCGTACTTGCCACCGATCGACAGAGGATAGAGCGAGAGCCAGAGGATCTGCTCTACAGCCGCAATGCCGGTGCCGGCGAGCGCGGCCTGCGGGTCGATATCCTGGATCGTGAACTGCACCAGGCGCCCGTCCAGCCCGGTGCCCGAGTTCTGCCAGGCCAGCGACGTCGCACGCATCGTGTCGAGGGTGCTGGCGCCGACTCGCGCACCGAGCACGCGACCGAGCGCCGGCTGCGACCCGAGCAGCCACTGCGCATCGAGCAGGTTCACATTGACGCTGCCCTCGTTGTCGAAGTCGAAGATGTAGGCCTGCTGGCCTTTGCGTTGTCGCGGTTGTGAAACGGCGACTTCGGCGGTCACGTCGAGGCGCGTGGTGGGCGGCGGCGCCGTCGGGTCGCGCGGCCGGAAGAGGAGCCGCGACAGTCGGGGAAGCTCCCAGCCGATCACGCCCGAGAGTCCCGCCACGACCGCCGCCTGCGGCTCCAGGCCTAACGAGGGCCGAGTGAAGGTCGTGCGCTGCGACTGCGAGATCGCCGTGAAGGCCAGGTGTCCTGATCCGAAGTTCCACAGCGACGACACACCCAGGATCGAGGTCGGCACGGTCGCGAACAGCGGATTTTCCTCGTATCGGACCACCAGCCGGCGCGTCACGCGGGCAAGCGTGTCCGGCCGCAGGAGCACCACGCGCCCCAGCTCGTAATCGATCTCGTAGTCCACGCCCTTGACGAGCGCGCGGCCCTCCAGGGCCAGTCGCTCGCTTCCCGGCCGGATCTGCACCGAGTTGAGCGCGATGGTGCCCGCCGACCCACCCGACACGTCGTAGCGCGCCGCGAGCCGGTAGAACGACTGGGGGTGCTGCGCCGAGTAGATGTATTCACTCGGCGTCCGGTAGATCGTGTCATTGGCCGCCACTTCGCTCGGCCGCGCGAGGCCGCGGCGCGCGAAGGGCTCGAGCGACGGGAACACCACGAAGCGGTCACGAAAGAGACGTGACCCGGGAACCGCCGCGACCAGCAGGTTCGGATCGTCGGGACGCGGCCACAGCCTGTTGTCGGCGTCGAAGCTCGCGGGGTTGTTCACCTGGGCGAGTCCAAAGAGCTGCAGGTATGTCGATGCGAAGCCGCCGGGAGGTTTCTCCTGCTCGGCGCTCGTCCCGGCCACGATGCGCAGCTGCACCGTCTCGCGGCGCAGGTCGTCGCCACCCAGGCGGTACACCGAACGGATCTCGCGCCGGAACGCCGGCTGTGCAGGGGTCACCTGCGGATCCCACACCAGGTGCGCCAACTGCGTCTTGCCGGTCTCGAACTCGAGGTCCGGCGTCCCGCCAAGCCGGGCAATCGTGGTGTCGCGGCCGGCCACCGTAAAGCGATACGCGACCACCAGTCGCTCGTTGTTGAGCGACAGCGGCCGCACGAGCGCGAGCCACAGGAGCGACGGGTCGATGTAGTAGTCCACGCCCTCGCGCAGGAGTTCGTAGACCTGGCCGCTGCGCGAGAGCGGATCACCAATCAGCTGGAAGCGCGGGCCATTGGGGTTGGGCGGCTGGCCCCCGAGGATCAGGCGATACACGAACATGCGCGTCGGCCGCACCGTGTCTGGCAGGGCATTCGCCAGCCGTTGCATCGCCCGGCCGTCGAGGATGTCGATGTTCGGATACTCGGCGCCCAGCAGCGTGGGGTCGATCGTGAAGAAGAATCGTCGCGGCTCGATCTGGTAGTCCTCGATCTCGCGCTGCTCCGTGCGAATCGTGCCGGCGCCGACGTGAAACACCTGGTCACGGATCACGTTGCCCTTCTGCTGCGCGGCGATCGCGGTAACGCCCACCGGTCCGAACCGCGCGGCCGCCTGCAACCCGAAGTTGCCACTCGGAATCCCGGCCGTAATGAAGCGCGACGGCGCCGGCGTGAAGAACACGTTGCCGACTTCCACTTGCTGCAGGATGTCCTTCTCCTTTCCGCGGTACGACAGCGAAATCGTGTTCGACCCGTCGAACTCGCGCTGAGAGTCGTAGTCCACGTCCACGTTCGTGCGGTCCGTGAACCCGCCGCTCGACCGCAGGTTGAACTGCGCATCGAGGGCCGGCGTGTAGGGCGCGCGACAACTGAACCCGGCGCGAAAGAGCACACTCGTGGCGCAGCGCTCGTTCTTCGTCTGCTGCGCCTTGGCCTCGAGTCGGGTGTTCAGTTCGATCCGCAGATCGCTGAGGGCGGCCAGGCGATCACGGAGACGGTGGGCCAGCGAGTCCACGGCCCCGTCGCGCCCGCGCGCCCGAGCCGAATCCCGGGGCGAGGCCACCCGTGCCGAGTCGCGGCGGGGTGACTGCGCCCCGAGCGCGGGCACGACCCCCACAGCAACCGCCAGCCACACGCCGGCACTGCGGCGTATTACCTGCCGGGCCAAGCCCATCATGCCGCCAGGGAGGGCTTGAAGGCGGCGCTGACGCTCAGCGGCTCGTTTCGCACCAATCGCAGGGGGCAGGGGTAGAAGCCCCCCGACCGTCGTCGGTGGCTCCGGGGTGGAAGCTATATTGCCGGGGCTGCGGGGAGCCCGAGAAACGCGTGAAAATACTCCACAAGTACGTCCTTCGAGAGCATCTGGGACCCTTACTGTTCGCCGTCTCGGCGCTCACGTCCCTGATGCTGCTCAACTACATCGCCAAGCGTCTTGGGGACCTCGTCGGCAAGGGGCTCTCCTGGCAGGTGGTCACCGAGTTCTTCCTCCTGTCCCTGCCCTTCACCGTGGCCATGACGCTGCCGATGGCCGTGCTGGTCGCTGTGCTCTACGCGTTCTCACGCCTGGCCGCCGAGAACGAGATCACGGCCATGAAGGCGAACGGCGTCTCCATGCGCCGGATCATGCTCCCCGTGCTCGGCTGGGGTTTCGTGTTCACGCTCGGCATGATCGCGTTCAACGATCGCATCCTCCCGCTGACCAACCACCGGCTGCGGACGTTGCAGGCCGACATCGCCCGAAAGAAGCCTTCGTTCGCCATTCGGGAGCAGATCATCAACGAGGTGTCACCGGGACAGTTCTTTCTGCGCACCAACCATCTCGATCCCGCCACCAACAAGATGCGGGACGTCACCATCTACGACCTCAGCGACGTCCTGCGCCGTCACACCATTTACGCCGATAGCGGCGAGATGGCCTTTGCCGGCAACGGAAACGACCTCAAGCTCACGCTGTACAACGGCTTCATCCAGGAAGTCCCCAAGGAAGAGCCGACCAAGATGCAGCGGCTCTACTATCTCGTGGACGAGATTCGCGTGAAAGGCGTCGCCAACGCGTTCGAGCGTGATTCGAGCGACACCTACAAGAGCGATCGCGAGATGTCGGTGTGCGAGCTGCAGGGCGAGGTGGCGCGCGCCGAACAGGACTTCTTTCGCGCGCGCGAGCGCTATGATCGCGCCCTCGAGGTCGCGCGCAAGAATCCCAATGGACACGTGGAAGTCGTGACCAACGCGACCGCGCCGACACCGGACCAACGTGCCCCGCGTCGCGCACGCGTGGGATCCCTCGGCCGATCGTACTGCGATGCCATGCAGCTCGTCGATACGCTCGCCGTTCCCTGGGTCAGGCGACAGGCGCAACGCGTGGCCATGGCCGTGTTGCCCGGGACCGCATACGCGCAGTCCTCGCAGGGGCAGGATACCGTGAAAGCGCGTCAGGATTCGGTGCGCCGAGCCGACTCCCTCAAGGCGGCGCAGCGCGTCGACTCGCTGCGTGCCGACAGCGCAAGCGCCCGTCGCGATTCGACCGCCCTGGTACCGCCGGTGGTTCCGGGGGCCATGCCGCCCACGACGATCCCGGGCCTCATAGTCACACCGCAGGGCGACACCATCTACCCCGGCGTGTCCGCGCCTCCGACCGCCGTCATGCCCGATCCGCTGGGGATCGCGCCGTCGACCGGACTCGCCCCCACCGTCCCGGCTTCTGTCGAGATGGAGACCGCACGCAGTGAGATGCTTCGCTGGCGCGCACAGATCAATCAGTACGCGGTGGAGATCCACAAGAAGTTCGCGATCTCCGCGGCATGCACCGTGTTTGTGCTGCTGGGCGCGCCGCTCGCGCTTCGGTTCCCGCGAGGCGGCGTGGGGCTCGTGATCGGCGTGAGCCTCATCGTGTTTGCGCTGTACTACGTTGGGCTCATCGCCGGAGAGTCGTTGTCCGATCGCGACATCCTGCCGCCCTCGCTGTCGATGTGGGCGGCCAACATTGTGTTCACGCTGGCCGGGCTGATCCTGGTGGCGCGCATGGAGCGCGACGGCGGCACCGCGCGCGGCGCCGATGCGTCGGAGATGTTTGGGGCCCTGCGCCGGTTTGGCCGGCGACTCGCGTTCCGCAAGGGGGACGCCTGATGCTGCGTTGGTTCCTGCGCCCCCTCGATCGCTACGTGCTGACCGAATGGGGAAAGATCTTTCTCGGCACCTCGCTCGGCTTCCCGCTGATTGTCACGATCTTCGATCTCACCGACAATCTCGACAAGTACCTCAACCGGGCATTGTCACCGAAAACCATCGCGTTGAGCTACGCGTACTGGTTCCCGGAGTCGATGCTCCTCGTGCTGCCGGCGGCCGTGCTGTTTGCGACCGTGTTCTCGATCGGCGCCTTTTCACGACACTCCGAACTCACGGCCGCCAAGGCATCGGGCGTCTCGTTCCATCGCTTCACGCTGCCGATCGTATTTGGCGCGTGCTTCGCGTCCGCGGTGGCCCTTGGGCTGAGCGAGTTTGTGCCGCGCTTCAACAAGCGGAGGAGCGAACTGCTGCAGGAGCGCAAGTTCACCACCGGGAACGAACGCTACAACTTTGCGTTTGCCGCCGAGCGTGGACGTGTGTACCGGGCCACGATGCTCAACGTGGAACGGGGCTACCTGGAGGGCCTGGAGATCGAGCGCAAGGGGCTGGAGTCCGACTCCACCTATCCCACGTGGATCCTCTCGGCCAACAACGCCATGTACCACCAGGGGTCCGGGTGGATGGTGCGAGAGGGCGCGTTCCACGTGGTACCGGAGCGCGGACGCAACCTCGCGATCAAGTTTGATTCCCTGCGCGATCG encodes the following:
- a CDS encoding LptF/LptG family permease, whose translation is MLRWFLRPLDRYVLTEWGKIFLGTSLGFPLIVTIFDLTDNLDKYLNRALSPKTIALSYAYWFPESMLLVLPAAVLFATVFSIGAFSRHSELTAAKASGVSFHRFTLPIVFGACFASAVALGLSEFVPRFNKRRSELLQERKFTTGNERYNFAFAAERGRVYRATMLNVERGYLEGLEIERKGLESDSTYPTWILSANNAMYHQGSGWMVREGAFHVVPERGRNLAIKFDSLRDRSMRESPRELMASPKAPADMGYEDLGRFIEALERSGSDVNTLRVERALKIAVPITCVIIAFFGMPLATSNQRGGAAYGIGISLGTTVVFLIMIQLTKAVGGRGVLSPEMAAWVPNIVFGVLGLIMLSRVRT
- a CDS encoding LptF/LptG family permease, whose protein sequence is MKILHKYVLREHLGPLLFAVSALTSLMLLNYIAKRLGDLVGKGLSWQVVTEFFLLSLPFTVAMTLPMAVLVAVLYAFSRLAAENEITAMKANGVSMRRIMLPVLGWGFVFTLGMIAFNDRILPLTNHRLRTLQADIARKKPSFAIREQIINEVSPGQFFLRTNHLDPATNKMRDVTIYDLSDVLRRHTIYADSGEMAFAGNGNDLKLTLYNGFIQEVPKEEPTKMQRLYYLVDEIRVKGVANAFERDSSDTYKSDREMSVCELQGEVARAEQDFFRARERYDRALEVARKNPNGHVEVVTNATAPTPDQRAPRRARVGSLGRSYCDAMQLVDTLAVPWVRRQAQRVAMAVLPGTAYAQSSQGQDTVKARQDSVRRADSLKAAQRVDSLRADSASARRDSTALVPPVVPGAMPPTTIPGLIVTPQGDTIYPGVSAPPTAVMPDPLGIAPSTGLAPTVPASVEMETARSEMLRWRAQINQYAVEIHKKFAISAACTVFVLLGAPLALRFPRGGVGLVIGVSLIVFALYYVGLIAGESLSDRDILPPSLSMWAANIVFTLAGLILVARMERDGGTARGADASEMFGALRRFGRRLAFRKGDA